A stretch of the Bacillaceae bacterium S4-13-56 genome encodes the following:
- a CDS encoding response regulator, which produces MADKILIVDDAAFMRMMIKDILTKNGYEVVGEAQDGVQAVEKYSELKPDLVTMDITMPEMDGITALKEIKKKFSDAKIIMCSAMGQQAMVIDAIQAGAKDFIVKPFQADRVLEAIKKALG; this is translated from the coding sequence ATGGCAGATAAAATTTTAATCGTAGACGATGCAGCGTTTATGAGGATGATGATTAAGGATATTTTAACTAAAAATGGATACGAAGTTGTTGGAGAAGCGCAGGATGGTGTACAAGCAGTTGAAAAGTATAGTGAGTTAAAACCAGATCTTGTGACCATGGATATAACGATGCCAGAAATGGATGGAATTACGGCCTTAAAGGAAATAAAGAAAAAATTCTCGGACGCGAAAATTATTATGTGTTCTGCTATGGGACAACAGGCTATGGTAATTGATGCAATCCAAGCAGGCGCTAAAGATTTTATTGTAAAACCATTCCAAGCAGATAGGGTTTTAGAAGCGATTAAGAAAGCATTAGGATAA
- the fliO gene encoding flagellar biosynthetic protein FliO translates to MKLQVYKVFIILLFTSVINLIPFQVHAGINSVENGFKEEQRETNGMEGEFNDEINTVEEEGNTDSSPSLAWTLVKMVFSLFFVLALIYFLLRFINKRNRIFSRVKTLENLGGLSLGTNRSIQIVRIANRYYVVGVGDNVDLLTEITDEDTIAEINQNQYDLQNQGFIPSLKKTNVENKSTIQFQQLFSNELKGMKNGRQTMINRYKDRKENQDE, encoded by the coding sequence ATGAAACTACAAGTGTACAAAGTTTTTATTATTCTCCTTTTTACAAGTGTAATAAATCTCATCCCTTTCCAAGTTCATGCAGGAATAAACTCTGTTGAAAATGGGTTCAAAGAAGAACAACGAGAGACGAATGGGATGGAGGGAGAATTTAATGATGAAATAAATACTGTAGAGGAAGAAGGAAATACAGACTCTAGCCCTTCTCTTGCATGGACACTTGTTAAAATGGTATTTTCTTTATTTTTTGTATTAGCTCTCATTTATTTCTTATTACGATTCATTAATAAAAGAAATCGGATATTTTCAAGAGTAAAAACGTTAGAAAACTTGGGTGGACTTTCATTAGGAACAAATCGTTCCATTCAAATTGTTAGAATTGCAAATCGTTATTATGTGGTTGGAGTAGGAGACAACGTTGATTTATTAACAGAAATAACTGATGAAGATACAATAGCAGAGATTAATCAGAACCAGTATGACTTACAAAATCAGGGATTTATTCCTTCCTTAAAAAAGACAAATGTGGAGAACAAATCTACCATTCAATTTCAACAGTTATTTTCTAACGAGTTGAAAGGGATGAAAAATGGCAGGCAGACGATGATCAATCGTTATAAGGATAGAAAAGAGAATCAAGATGAATGA
- the fliP gene encoding flagellar type III secretion system pore protein FliP (The bacterial flagellar biogenesis protein FliP forms a type III secretion system (T3SS)-type pore required for flagellar assembly.), with protein sequence MNDFIEIFSSAEPAAISTSVRLLLLLTILSLAPSILILMTSFTRIIIILSFVRTSLATQQMPPNQVLIGLALFLTFFIMTPTFNEVNEQALTPLFSEEITLDEAYDRASAPIKEFMAKHTRQKDLALFMNYAQLDRPESIEDIPLTALVPAFAISELKTAFQMGFMIFIPFLVIDMAVASVLMAMGMMMLPPVMISLPFKILLFVLVDGWYLIAHSILEGF encoded by the coding sequence ATGAATGATTTTATAGAAATTTTTTCAAGTGCAGAACCTGCAGCCATCTCCACGTCCGTTCGCTTGCTTTTGTTATTAACCATTTTGTCTCTAGCACCAAGTATACTAATTTTAATGACCAGTTTTACTAGAATTATCATTATTCTGTCCTTTGTAAGAACATCACTTGCTACTCAGCAAATGCCACCAAACCAAGTTTTAATTGGGTTAGCACTATTTTTAACTTTTTTCATTATGACACCTACATTTAATGAAGTGAATGAACAAGCATTAACCCCACTCTTTAGTGAAGAGATTACGTTAGATGAGGCTTATGATCGAGCGAGCGCACCTATCAAAGAATTCATGGCAAAACATACAAGACAAAAGGACTTAGCATTGTTTATGAATTATGCTCAGTTGGATCGTCCTGAAAGTATTGAAGATATACCGTTAACAGCACTTGTTCCGGCATTTGCTATCAGCGAATTAAAAACTGCCTTTCAAATGGGATTTATGATTTTTATTCCTTTTTTGGTTATTGATATGGCAGTTGCAAGTGTATTGATGGCCATGGGGATGATGATGCTTCCACCAGTAATGATCTCGCTCCCCTTTAAGATTCTATTATTTGTATTAGTTGATGGATGGTACTTAATTGCCCATTCAATCTTAGAAGGATTTTAG
- the fliQ gene encoding flagellar biosynthesis protein FliQ, with protein sequence MTSDFVISQAEKGIYTILIVVGPLLILALVVGLLVSIFQATTQIQEQTLAFIPKIVAVLVGLVFFGPWMLSHMISYTLEIFQNLDRFIG encoded by the coding sequence ATGACTAGTGACTTCGTTATATCACAAGCTGAAAAAGGGATTTACACCATCTTGATTGTTGTTGGTCCTTTATTAATTTTGGCCCTTGTTGTCGGATTACTTGTAAGTATCTTTCAAGCTACGACACAAATTCAGGAACAGACCCTTGCTTTTATACCTAAAATTGTAGCTGTATTAGTTGGACTTGTTTTCTTTGGACCATGGATGTTAAGTCACATGATTTCATATACCCTAGAAATATTTCAAAATTTAGATCGGTTTATAGGGTAG
- the fliR gene encoding flagellar biosynthetic protein FliR: protein MIDMININTFPAFLLIFVRIMAFFTTLPIFSYRNLPTHYKIGMAFFLAWIIFYTIDVPMIIVNETFILLIIKEALIGLLIGLIAYIILSAIQIAGGFIDFQMGFAIANVIDPQTGAQSPLIGQYLYIFALLFLLAVDGHHLLIEGIYYSFQWIPMQKFITFSDGSIASFVIQSFNQMFIIAFQMSIPIVGSLFLVDVALGIIARTVPQLNVFVVGIPLKILVSFFVIFISLSLYTILVRNLFDTVLYSMRGLIQIMGGT, encoded by the coding sequence ATGATAGATATGATAAATATAAATACCTTTCCTGCTTTCCTTCTAATTTTTGTTAGGATCATGGCATTTTTCACGACCTTACCCATATTTTCTTATCGTAATCTACCAACACATTACAAAATCGGAATGGCCTTCTTTCTAGCCTGGATTATTTTTTATACCATTGATGTCCCTATGATTATAGTAAATGAGACTTTTATTTTATTAATTATAAAGGAAGCATTAATTGGACTTCTTATTGGATTAATAGCCTATATCATTTTGTCAGCTATACAAATTGCAGGCGGATTTATTGATTTCCAAATGGGATTTGCCATAGCCAATGTTATAGACCCACAAACGGGTGCTCAAAGCCCATTAATTGGTCAATATCTTTACATATTTGCCTTGCTATTCTTACTTGCTGTAGATGGGCATCATCTATTAATTGAAGGAATTTATTATAGTTTTCAATGGATTCCTATGCAAAAATTCATTACATTTTCTGATGGATCGATCGCTTCCTTTGTGATTCAATCCTTTAATCAAATGTTCATCATAGCATTTCAAATGTCTATCCCTATTGTTGGTTCTCTGTTCTTAGTGGATGTAGCGTTAGGAATAATTGCTCGCACAGTCCCGCAGTTGAACGTATTTGTTGTAGGGATTCCATTAAAAATACTAGTTAGTTTTTTTGTTATTTTTATATCATTGAGTTTGTATACGATATTAGTCAGAAATCTATTTGATACAGTTTTATACTCCATGAGAGGTTTAATTCAAATCATGGGAGGGACCTAA
- the flhB gene encoding flagellar biosynthesis protein FlhB, whose translation MRLDLQFFAGEKTEKATPKKRQDSRKKGQVAKSQDINTALLLFCMFLLFLVFGHFFGERFLNLFKYSYQQYLHLELTPSSVTHIFNEVAIETAITLAPILLISIIAGLAANYLQVGFLLSAEPLKFDLKKIDPIKGAKKIFSVRAIVELVKSLLKISFIGVVTFSVLWLRKDDMLMLSQKSPGIAISFLGETMVWMGLASSIILMILAVLDYMYQKYDFEKNIRMSKQDIRDEYKNIEGDPLIKSKIKERQRQMAMRRMMSEVPNADVVITNPTHYAIAIRYDEQKSDAPYVVAKGADYVAQKIKEIARHNQVVMVENRPLARALYDQLDIGQNIPEQFYQAVAEILAYVYRIQKKI comes from the coding sequence ATGCGCCTGGATTTACAGTTTTTCGCGGGTGAGAAGACAGAAAAAGCAACCCCTAAGAAGAGGCAAGATTCTCGGAAAAAGGGACAAGTAGCTAAAAGCCAAGATATAAATACGGCACTTTTATTGTTCTGTATGTTTTTGCTTTTTCTTGTCTTCGGGCACTTCTTTGGAGAGAGGTTCTTGAACCTTTTCAAATATAGTTATCAGCAATATCTACATCTTGAGCTTACCCCAAGCAGTGTGACTCATATTTTTAATGAAGTGGCTATAGAGACAGCGATAACTTTAGCACCGATTTTATTAATATCCATTATTGCTGGTTTAGCTGCAAATTATCTGCAAGTTGGATTTCTATTATCTGCTGAACCGTTGAAATTTGATTTGAAGAAAATTGACCCGATTAAAGGGGCAAAAAAAATCTTTTCTGTCCGAGCGATCGTTGAGTTAGTAAAGTCATTATTAAAAATTTCTTTTATTGGAGTAGTGACCTTTTCTGTACTTTGGCTTCGGAAAGATGACATGCTAATGTTGTCTCAAAAATCCCCTGGAATAGCCATTTCATTTTTGGGTGAAACCATGGTTTGGATGGGTCTGGCTTCCTCAATCATACTTATGATTTTAGCTGTCTTAGATTATATGTATCAGAAATATGACTTTGAAAAAAACATACGAATGTCAAAGCAAGATATTCGTGATGAATATAAAAACATAGAAGGGGATCCTCTAATCAAATCAAAGATAAAAGAACGTCAAAGACAAATGGCGATGAGGCGTATGATGAGCGAGGTTCCTAATGCTGATGTTGTTATTACAAACCCAACTCACTATGCTATTGCTATTCGATATGATGAACAAAAATCAGATGCTCCCTATGTAGTTGCCAAAGGTGCTGATTATGTAGCTCAAAAAATCAAAGAAATTGCCAGACATAATCAAGTAGTAATGGTTGAAAATCGGCCATTGGCAAGGGCTTTATATGATCAGTTGGATATTGGTCAAAATATACCCGAGCAATTTTATCAAGCTGTAGCTGAAATCTTGGCATATGTGTATAGAATTCAAAAGAAAATATAG
- the flhA gene encoding flagellar biosynthesis protein FlhA, which yields MALKDLSVLLGVILIIVMLVIPLSGWILSILILFNIILALVVILVSMNIKEPLEFSIFPTLLLLLTLFRLGLNVSTTRSILSKGEAGGVVDTFGNFVVGGDPLVGFVIFLILVIIQFLVITKGSERVSEVAARFTLDAMPGKQMSIDADLNAGLINEQQAKARRQKIENEADFYGSMDGASKFVKGDAIAGIIIVLINLIVGLIIGMIQMGLPFGEAVNMFVRLTVGDGLVSQIPALLISTATGIVVTRVASEGNLGTDVTEQLLRYPKLLYIAGGTIFLLGLTPINFGLTTFLSGVLVLGGYLLSRPETQPENERIDEEEQIDSSSMKNPENVVNLLSMDPIEFEFGYSLIPLVDATQGGDFSDRIVMIRKQLALELGIVIPVVRIRDNIQLNPNEYRLKIKGNEVARGELYLNHYLAMGPDDDDGIEGIDTVEPAFGLPAKWIPEEMRDEAELSGYTVVDPPSVVSTHITEVIKNHSHILIGRQETKQLVDHLKEHYPILVEEVTPDPLSIGNIQKVLAKLLREQVSIRNLPVIFETLADFGKMTTDTELLAEYARQSLSSQISRQYAQDGRLKVMTISGRVEKIIAENIQQTEHGSYLSMDPETQQAIIQSVVQQVEHISLQQDVPVLLCSPAVRMYVKQLLSRHLPQVVVLSYNELEPNVEVQSVGVVNVA from the coding sequence ATGGCATTAAAGGATTTATCGGTATTGCTAGGAGTTATATTAATCATCGTTATGCTAGTAATCCCTCTAAGTGGATGGATCTTAAGCATACTTATTCTCTTTAATATTATTCTTGCATTAGTTGTCATTTTAGTATCGATGAACATAAAAGAGCCATTGGAATTTTCTATTTTTCCAACTTTGTTGCTCTTACTTACCTTGTTTCGGTTAGGATTAAATGTTTCTACTACTCGCTCAATTCTTAGTAAGGGGGAAGCAGGAGGAGTAGTTGACACTTTCGGTAATTTCGTAGTTGGTGGTGATCCACTAGTAGGTTTTGTTATTTTCCTAATTTTAGTTATTATTCAGTTTTTAGTTATAACCAAGGGTTCGGAACGTGTTTCTGAAGTGGCAGCAAGATTTACACTTGATGCAATGCCAGGAAAACAAATGAGTATTGATGCCGACCTGAATGCAGGGCTTATTAATGAACAACAAGCAAAGGCTAGACGTCAAAAAATAGAAAATGAAGCAGACTTTTATGGTTCTATGGATGGTGCTAGTAAATTTGTTAAAGGGGATGCTATTGCTGGTATTATCATTGTTTTGATCAACCTGATTGTGGGATTAATCATTGGTATGATACAAATGGGATTGCCCTTTGGGGAAGCAGTTAACATGTTTGTCCGATTAACTGTTGGGGATGGCTTAGTTTCCCAGATACCAGCATTGCTTATCTCCACTGCAACTGGTATCGTCGTAACCCGTGTAGCCTCTGAAGGAAATTTAGGAACGGATGTTACAGAACAACTATTAAGATATCCAAAGTTACTATACATTGCTGGAGGAACTATTTTTCTATTAGGCTTAACCCCAATTAATTTTGGTTTAACCACTTTTCTGTCTGGTGTTTTAGTATTAGGGGGATATCTGTTATCCCGACCAGAAACACAGCCTGAAAATGAAAGAATAGATGAAGAGGAACAAATAGATAGCAGTTCTATGAAAAATCCAGAAAATGTAGTGAACTTACTTAGCATGGATCCCATTGAATTCGAATTCGGCTACTCTCTTATACCTTTAGTGGACGCTACGCAGGGAGGAGACTTTTCAGATCGTATTGTCATGATAAGAAAGCAACTTGCTTTAGAACTTGGGATTGTTATCCCCGTTGTACGAATTCGAGACAATATACAGTTGAATCCTAATGAGTACCGTCTTAAAATCAAAGGGAATGAAGTAGCTAGAGGTGAATTATATTTAAATCATTATTTAGCAATGGGGCCGGACGACGACGATGGAATAGAGGGCATTGATACGGTTGAACCTGCATTTGGACTTCCGGCAAAATGGATTCCAGAAGAAATGCGAGATGAGGCTGAATTATCTGGATATACAGTTGTTGACCCTCCATCGGTGGTGTCCACTCATATTACAGAAGTTATTAAAAATCATTCTCATATATTAATTGGAAGACAGGAAACGAAACAGTTAGTTGATCATTTAAAGGAGCATTACCCAATCTTAGTTGAAGAGGTTACCCCTGATCCACTTAGTATAGGGAACATTCAAAAAGTGTTGGCTAAACTATTACGAGAGCAAGTCTCGATACGAAATTTACCTGTCATTTTTGAAACACTTGCTGATTTTGGAAAAATGACAACGGATACCGAATTGCTTGCAGAGTATGCTAGACAATCACTTTCTTCACAAATATCAAGGCAATACGCTCAGGATGGGAGATTAAAGGTAATGACCATATCAGGCAGAGTAGAAAAGATAATTGCAGAAAACATACAACAAACTGAACATGGAAGCTATTTATCTATGGATCCTGAAACACAACAAGCTATTATTCAGTCGGTCGTTCAACAGGTTGAACATATTTCATTACAACAAGATGTGCCAGTTTTGCTTTGCTCACCCGCTGTGCGAATGTATGTAAAACAATTGTTATCCCGTCATCTCCCTCAAGTGGTCGTATTGTCTTACAATGAATTGGAGCCAAATGTTGAGGTTCAAAGTGTAGGGGTGGTGAATGTCGCATGA
- the flhF gene encoding flagellar biosynthesis protein FlhF translates to MKVKKFVAPTMPEAMKKIRKELGEEAVILNSKVVTTGGIMGMFRKKNIEVIAAIDPKPKQEKPVEPVLLSKERVLPNESIKTNPDKTVDLSNEVLKEIQELKELLNKKSLSKGTHYPPTLQTIYEHLIDQEMDESVAQKLVTTIFEKDYIASPNATKETAMSWLKNELKMRMSSLDFGGVYFDTKYIHLVGPTGVGKTTTLAKIAAESVIKHNKKVAFITTDTYRIAAIDQLKTYAKILDVPLEVAYNLEDFKKAKEKFEHYDLILVDTAGRNYRNPKYVTELNKVIEFDEKSEIYLVLSLTSKARDMNEIFEQFSSVPIEKFIFTKVDETSRYGTMASMILEHRIGVAYLTNGQNVPDDIKAASYESIISTIVGEN, encoded by the coding sequence ATGAAAGTAAAGAAGTTTGTTGCACCCACTATGCCAGAAGCTATGAAGAAAATAAGAAAAGAGTTAGGTGAAGAAGCTGTTATCTTGAACTCCAAGGTAGTAACAACAGGCGGTATCATGGGAATGTTTAGAAAGAAGAACATCGAAGTAATTGCTGCTATAGACCCTAAGCCAAAGCAGGAAAAACCAGTTGAACCAGTTCTGTTGAGTAAGGAAAGAGTACTCCCTAACGAATCAATCAAAACCAATCCGGATAAAACAGTAGATTTAAGCAACGAGGTCTTAAAAGAAATTCAAGAGTTAAAAGAACTCTTGAATAAAAAATCTCTTTCAAAGGGGACGCATTACCCACCAACTCTTCAAACGATTTATGAACATTTAATAGATCAAGAGATGGATGAAAGTGTCGCGCAAAAGCTTGTAACTACAATTTTTGAAAAGGATTATATAGCTTCTCCCAATGCCACAAAAGAAACAGCAATGAGCTGGCTGAAAAATGAGTTGAAGATGAGGATGAGTTCTCTAGATTTTGGTGGCGTTTATTTTGATACGAAGTACATTCACTTAGTAGGCCCAACCGGAGTAGGGAAAACGACTACTTTAGCTAAAATAGCAGCCGAGAGTGTCATAAAGCATAATAAGAAAGTCGCCTTTATCACCACAGATACGTACCGAATCGCAGCCATTGACCAATTAAAAACATATGCTAAAATCTTAGATGTTCCTCTGGAAGTTGCTTACAACTTAGAGGACTTTAAGAAAGCCAAAGAGAAATTTGAACATTACGATTTAATATTGGTAGATACAGCAGGGCGAAATTATCGAAACCCTAAATATGTTACAGAGTTGAATAAGGTGATTGAGTTCGACGAAAAATCAGAAATTTATTTAGTCTTATCACTAACTTCTAAGGCTCGTGACATGAATGAAATTTTTGAGCAATTTTCTTCTGTTCCTATTGAAAAGTTTATATTTACTAAAGTAGATGAGACATCCCGATATGGTACTATGGCAAGCATGATACTTGAACATCGTATTGGAGTAGCTTATCTTACGAATGGGCAAAATGTACCAGATGACATAAAAGCGGCTTCGTACGAAAGTATTATTTCAACGATAGTTGGTGAAAACTAA
- a CDS encoding MinD/ParA family protein: MRDQAEQLREKLLQKHKGEAKTIAIVSGKGGVGKSNVALNFALSLSKKKKKVLLFDLDIGMGNIDILLGLSPKYTIVNLFHDQLSIHDIIEVGPESLSYIAAGTGLSDIFQLDEEKFNFFLDQFQSLLNIYDFILFDMGAGISVETLHYVLAANECFVVTTTEPTSMTDAYGMIKHIAKRDSKLPMYLLVNRAYNDSSGKETMKRLQNVVQQFLSLDLNPLGILPDDRTVTRAVSRQIPFLLFDQKAMVSVAMEHIVNQYLEEHIDLSKKLPFTFVSRLKHYLLER; this comes from the coding sequence ATGCGAGATCAAGCAGAGCAATTAAGGGAAAAGCTATTACAAAAGCACAAAGGTGAAGCCAAAACCATCGCCATTGTAAGTGGAAAAGGCGGTGTTGGAAAGTCGAATGTTGCCTTAAACTTTGCACTTTCTTTGTCAAAGAAGAAGAAGAAAGTATTACTCTTTGATTTAGATATCGGAATGGGGAATATCGATATTTTGTTAGGACTTTCTCCAAAATATACGATTGTCAATTTATTTCATGATCAATTGTCGATTCATGATATTATTGAGGTAGGTCCAGAGTCCCTATCCTATATTGCAGCTGGAACAGGTCTTTCTGATATTTTTCAATTAGACGAAGAGAAATTCAACTTTTTTCTAGACCAGTTTCAATCTTTGTTAAACATATATGACTTTATTCTGTTTGACATGGGGGCAGGAATCTCTGTAGAAACCTTGCATTATGTACTTGCTGCGAATGAATGTTTTGTGGTTACCACTACAGAACCTACATCAATGACAGATGCTTACGGAATGATTAAACATATCGCGAAAAGAGATTCAAAACTCCCAATGTATTTATTAGTTAATCGGGCTTATAATGACTCTTCGGGAAAAGAAACAATGAAAAGACTCCAAAATGTAGTTCAACAATTTCTGAGTTTAGACTTGAACCCGTTAGGAATCTTGCCAGATGACCGAACGGTTACAAGGGCTGTTTCACGGCAAATTCCTTTTCTATTGTTTGATCAAAAGGCAATGGTATCTGTGGCTATGGAGCATATAGTCAATCAATATCTTGAAGAACATATTGATCTGTCTAAAAAGCTGCCGTTTACTTTTGTTTCGCGGCTTAAACATTACTTACTAGAAAGGTAG
- a CDS encoding chemotaxis response regulator protein-glutamate methylesterase gives MDSITVLVVDDSAFMRKMITDMLEQDHRIRVVGTARNGQDGLKKIKELSPDVVTLDVEMPIMDGLNALQEIMKEHPLPVVMLSSVTKEGATSTFQAMEMGAIDFVLKTSGAISLDIEKVQNELINKVIAASKTDMNLLLKPISKVKMNAPKESQKRKELYKNKISHAKKIVAIGTSTGGPRALQQVLTQLPATIEAPILVVQHMPPGFTRSLAERLNSLCKITVKEAENEQVLENGVAYIAPGNFHLKVKQKGVQLLTEINQAELVNGHRPSVDVLFDSIARISNYEKIAVIMTGMGSDGAKSLYSLKTSGQNSTIISESQETSVVFGMPKAAINTKMVDYVVDLQNIGSKIVNIVENRR, from the coding sequence ATGGATTCAATCACTGTTTTAGTAGTAGATGATTCAGCCTTTATGCGAAAAATGATAACTGATATGTTAGAACAGGACCATAGAATCCGTGTGGTTGGTACCGCTAGGAATGGTCAAGATGGTTTGAAAAAAATAAAAGAGCTTTCTCCTGATGTTGTGACCCTTGATGTGGAAATGCCAATAATGGATGGCTTAAATGCATTGCAAGAAATAATGAAGGAACATCCTCTTCCAGTAGTTATGTTATCAAGTGTTACGAAAGAAGGAGCAACAAGTACATTCCAAGCAATGGAAATGGGAGCCATTGATTTTGTATTAAAGACATCTGGAGCCATTAGCTTAGATATTGAAAAGGTCCAAAATGAACTAATCAATAAAGTTATTGCTGCTTCTAAGACGGATATGAATCTACTTCTTAAGCCTATTTCTAAAGTGAAAATGAATGCACCAAAAGAAAGTCAAAAGCGTAAAGAGTTATACAAAAATAAAATCTCGCATGCTAAAAAAATAGTAGCAATCGGAACTTCAACAGGAGGACCAAGAGCATTACAGCAAGTCTTAACTCAGTTACCAGCAACTATAGAAGCACCTATCCTGGTGGTTCAACATATGCCCCCAGGTTTTACTCGCTCCTTAGCTGAACGGCTGAATTCTTTATGTAAGATTACCGTTAAAGAAGCAGAGAATGAGCAAGTTCTAGAAAACGGCGTTGCATATATAGCACCGGGAAATTTTCATTTAAAAGTAAAACAAAAAGGCGTCCAACTTTTAACAGAAATAAATCAGGCAGAATTAGTGAATGGTCATCGTCCTTCTGTAGATGTGCTATTTGATTCCATTGCTAGGATATCCAATTATGAGAAAATTGCTGTGATCATGACAGGCATGGGATCTGATGGTGCGAAGTCTTTATATTCCCTAAAGACTTCTGGTCAAAATTCAACGATTATCTCAGAGTCACAAGAAACTTCTGTTGTGTTTGGAATGCCCAAAGCTGCTATTAACACAAAGATGGTTGACTATGTGGTCGACCTCCAAAATATTGGTTCGAAAATTGTAAATATAGTTGAAAATAGAAGATAA